The following are encoded together in the Bacillus cereus group sp. RP43 genome:
- a CDS encoding TSUP family transporter, with the protein MSISIIMMGFIIGGLVGVTGIGGAALLTPFLLTLGISPSVAVGTDLVYNSITKMFGISQHWKQKTINFRLVKYLAIGSIPSAIIAVVTIHFLPIFHYSREGIIKYILGYVLILAAISIFIKAFFYNESTQNYFQRQTMVQKKSLTILIGAILGFIVGLTSVGSGSLFAIAMIYLYQLRPSELVGTDITHAFLLVTVASILNMNLGNVDYLLLIHLLIGSIPGVILGSKFSTKIPVKPLQIFLAIIIGISGLKLVIAY; encoded by the coding sequence ATGAGTATTTCTATTATAATGATGGGTTTCATCATAGGGGGATTGGTTGGAGTAACAGGGATAGGTGGGGCCGCATTACTGACTCCATTTCTTCTAACATTAGGTATAAGTCCTTCTGTAGCTGTTGGAACTGATCTAGTATATAACTCTATTACTAAAATGTTTGGAATATCCCAACACTGGAAACAGAAGACCATCAATTTTAGACTAGTAAAATATCTAGCTATTGGGAGTATACCTAGTGCAATTATCGCAGTAGTAACGATTCATTTCTTACCGATCTTTCACTATAGTCGAGAAGGAATTATAAAGTATATATTAGGATATGTTCTAATCCTTGCGGCAATTTCTATTTTCATAAAGGCATTTTTCTATAATGAATCTACACAAAATTATTTTCAAAGACAGACTATGGTACAAAAAAAGAGCCTAACAATTCTTATTGGTGCAATACTCGGTTTTATCGTGGGACTTACTTCTGTGGGGTCAGGCTCTTTATTCGCTATTGCAATGATATATTTATATCAACTGAGACCATCCGAGTTAGTAGGCACAGATATTACACATGCTTTTTTATTAGTGACGGTTGCAAGCATACTAAATATGAATTTAGGCAACGTAGATTATCTCTTGTTAATTCATTTACTCATTGGTTCTATCCCAGGTGTCATACTTGGTAGTAAATTCTCCACTAAGATTCCCGTTAAACCCCTTCAAATATTTCTAGCTATCATTATTGGTATTAGTGGACTAAAGTTAGTTATCGCTTATTAA